A single region of the Marinobacter salinus genome encodes:
- a CDS encoding cob(I)yrinic acid a,c-diamide adenosyltransferase — protein MGNRLSKIYTRTGDDGSTGLADGNRIAKNAQRVEAMGTADELNCHIGLLIETLDSEDVLIGSLRRIQHHLFDLGGEFAIPGSRVIGDDHIEWLEQTLDQYNEHLPPLKNFVLPGGSPAAAQCHLARAVCRRAERIVVALGHEDSINTASRHYLNRLSDLLFVIARVLARRDGGEEILWEQKKSGL, from the coding sequence ATGGGTAATCGACTTTCAAAGATTTATACCCGCACCGGAGATGATGGCTCAACCGGACTTGCCGACGGCAACCGGATTGCCAAGAATGCCCAACGGGTCGAGGCCATGGGCACGGCCGATGAACTGAATTGCCATATCGGCTTGTTAATCGAGACCCTCGACAGCGAAGACGTGTTGATTGGGAGCCTGCGCAGAATCCAGCACCATCTGTTCGACCTGGGCGGAGAGTTTGCCATACCGGGCAGCCGGGTGATCGGAGATGACCATATTGAATGGCTGGAGCAGACGCTCGATCAGTACAACGAACATCTCCCTCCACTGAAGAACTTCGTCCTTCCCGGGGGGTCTCCTGCCGCTGCCCAGTGCCACCTGGCGCGCGCCGTCTGCCGACGGGCAGAGCGCATTGTCGTGGCGCTGGGCCACGAGGACTCAATCAATACCGCGTCCAGGCATTACCTGAACCGGCTTTCGGATCTGCTATTCGTCATAGCCAGAGTACTGGCGCGGCGGGACGGCGGGGAAGAAATTCTGTGGGAGCAAAAAAAATCCGGCCTGTGA
- a CDS encoding DNA polymerase III subunit chi, which translates to MQASNSENHTETGGAAAGSSGQADRNQRYWFHILTQNAPAARNLHAAKLVDKAWQQGDRVCIVCDTMQHAQELDDLLWNFSPDAFIPHSVVPDSATTCTDPVGILLCPPVAEDWDTVIILSESLPADADRFKRLALVAHNDPSVLNQARSHFKQLRALGIEPRVHDQRKR; encoded by the coding sequence ATGCAGGCAAGTAATTCAGAAAATCACACGGAAACCGGCGGCGCTGCTGCCGGTTCCTCCGGGCAAGCCGATCGCAACCAGCGTTACTGGTTCCACATCCTGACCCAAAACGCCCCTGCCGCCCGCAACCTCCATGCCGCAAAACTGGTAGACAAGGCATGGCAGCAGGGAGACCGTGTCTGCATCGTCTGCGACACCATGCAACACGCCCAGGAACTGGACGACCTGCTATGGAACTTCAGCCCCGATGCGTTCATCCCACACAGCGTGGTACCGGACTCCGCCACCACCTGCACAGATCCCGTCGGAATACTGCTGTGCCCGCCAGTTGCCGAAGACTGGGATACCGTCATTATCCTTTCCGAGAGTCTGCCGGCCGACGCCGACCGGTTCAAACGACTTGCCCTGGTCGCCCACAACGACCCGTCCGTTCTGAATCAGGCACGATCGCACTTCAAGCAGTTGCGGGCCCTGGGCATCGAACCGAGAGTCCACGATCAGAGAAAGCGATAA
- a CDS encoding valine--tRNA ligase — MEKTYQPENIERQWYENWESKGYFRPSGEGQSYSIAIPPPNVTGSLHMGHAFQHTIMDTLTRYKRMQGHNTLWQVGTDHAGIATQMVVERKVAAEESKTRHDLGREEFIKRIWDWKEHSGGTITRQMRRLGNSVDWDHERFTMDDGFYKAVQEVFIRLYDEGLVYRGKRLVNWDPKLHTAISDLEVENKEEKGFFWHLRYPLADGAKTLDGKDYVIVATTRPETMLGDTAVAVHPDDERYQHLIGKHVMLPLVNRKIPIVADYHADPEKGSGCVKITPAHDFNDYAVGKRNHLPMINVMTQDANIRDVAEVFNSDGTENTEIDGQVPSAYAGLTREDARKAIVSDLKDSGLLEREEDHVLSVPRGDRSGLIIEPMLTDQWFADAKTLAKPAIEAVEDGRIQFVPKQYENMYFSWMRDIQDWCISRQLWWGHRIPAWYDVEGNIYVGRSEEEVRQKYNLSGDLELAQDDDVLDTWFSSALWTFGTLGWPEITERLKNFHPTDVLVTGFDIIFFWVARMIMMTMHFMKNEDGTPQVPFHTVYVTGLIRDEHGDKMSKSKGNVIDPLDMIDGIGLNELLEKRTGNLMQPKLAEKIGKRTEKEFPEGIAAHGTDALRFTLAAMATTGRDINWDMKRLEGYRNFCNKLWNAARYVLMNTEGEDCGVNDEPVELSLADRWIISELQKCEQDVVRHLDQYRFDLAAYALYEFIWNEYCDWYLELSKPALNDESASAEAKRGTRRTLVRVLEAVLRVAHPIMPFITEEIWQRIAPLAGKSGDSIMLQPYPQPDSSKQDPAVAADIEWLKGVIVAVRNIRGEMNISPAKKIPVLLRGKDAEDKRRMDDNRQFLASLAKLESLEWFAGDKAPMSATQLVGEMEVLVPMAGLIDKAAELKRLDKELERLQKEIGRLEGKLGNEKFTAKAPAEVVEKEQEKLRDAQGSLSRLSQQRADIEAM, encoded by the coding sequence ATGGAAAAAACCTACCAGCCAGAAAACATCGAGCGCCAGTGGTACGAGAACTGGGAATCCAAAGGGTACTTCCGGCCCTCCGGCGAAGGCCAGTCCTACAGCATCGCCATACCGCCGCCCAACGTCACCGGCAGCCTGCACATGGGCCATGCGTTCCAGCACACCATCATGGATACCCTCACCCGCTACAAGCGCATGCAGGGCCACAACACCCTGTGGCAGGTAGGCACCGACCACGCCGGCATTGCCACCCAAATGGTTGTCGAACGCAAAGTAGCTGCGGAAGAAAGTAAAACTCGCCATGATCTCGGCCGTGAGGAATTCATCAAACGGATCTGGGACTGGAAAGAACACTCCGGCGGCACCATCACCCGTCAGATGCGCCGCCTGGGCAACTCCGTGGACTGGGACCACGAGCGTTTCACCATGGACGACGGCTTCTACAAAGCCGTTCAGGAAGTCTTCATCCGCCTGTATGACGAAGGCCTGGTATACCGCGGCAAGCGCCTGGTGAACTGGGATCCGAAACTGCACACCGCTATTTCCGACCTGGAAGTGGAGAATAAAGAAGAGAAAGGCTTTTTCTGGCATCTTCGTTATCCGTTGGCCGACGGCGCAAAAACCCTGGACGGCAAGGATTACGTGATCGTCGCCACCACCCGTCCGGAAACCATGCTTGGCGATACCGCCGTGGCTGTGCATCCGGACGACGAACGCTATCAGCACCTGATCGGCAAGCACGTGATGCTGCCGCTGGTAAACCGGAAGATCCCGATCGTAGCCGACTACCATGCCGATCCGGAGAAAGGCTCGGGCTGCGTGAAGATCACGCCCGCCCATGACTTCAATGACTACGCCGTAGGCAAGCGCAACCACCTGCCCATGATCAACGTCATGACCCAGGATGCCAACATCCGGGACGTTGCCGAGGTTTTCAATTCCGACGGCACCGAAAACACCGAGATCGATGGCCAGGTACCCAGTGCTTATGCAGGCCTCACTCGCGAGGACGCCCGCAAAGCCATCGTTTCCGACCTTAAAGATAGTGGCTTGCTGGAGCGGGAAGAAGACCACGTGCTCAGCGTGCCCCGGGGCGACCGCTCCGGTCTGATTATCGAGCCGATGCTGACTGATCAATGGTTCGCCGATGCCAAGACCCTGGCCAAGCCGGCCATTGAAGCCGTTGAAGACGGGCGCATTCAGTTTGTACCGAAGCAGTACGAGAACATGTACTTCTCGTGGATGCGCGACATCCAGGACTGGTGCATCTCCCGCCAGCTCTGGTGGGGCCACCGCATTCCGGCCTGGTACGACGTCGAGGGCAACATCTACGTCGGCCGCAGCGAAGAGGAAGTGCGTCAGAAATACAACCTGTCGGGCGATCTCGAACTGGCTCAGGACGACGACGTTCTGGACACCTGGTTCAGCTCGGCACTCTGGACCTTCGGCACCCTGGGCTGGCCGGAAATCACCGAGCGCCTGAAAAACTTCCACCCCACCGACGTGCTGGTCACCGGTTTTGACATCATCTTCTTCTGGGTCGCCAGAATGATCATGATGACCATGCACTTCATGAAGAATGAAGATGGCACGCCGCAGGTGCCCTTCCACACTGTGTATGTCACCGGCCTGATCCGGGACGAACACGGTGACAAAATGTCGAAGTCCAAGGGCAACGTTATCGATCCTCTGGATATGATCGACGGCATTGGCCTGAACGAATTACTGGAAAAGCGCACCGGAAACCTGATGCAGCCGAAGCTGGCCGAGAAGATCGGCAAGCGTACCGAGAAGGAATTCCCGGAAGGCATCGCCGCCCACGGCACCGACGCCCTGCGCTTTACCCTGGCGGCCATGGCCACCACGGGCCGTGATATCAACTGGGATATGAAGCGCCTCGAAGGCTACCGCAACTTCTGCAACAAGCTGTGGAATGCCGCCCGATACGTGCTGATGAACACCGAAGGTGAGGACTGCGGTGTTAACGACGAGCCGGTCGAGCTCTCCCTGGCTGACCGCTGGATCATTAGCGAGCTGCAGAAATGCGAGCAGGACGTGGTTCGTCACCTGGATCAGTACCGCTTTGACCTGGCTGCCTACGCCCTATACGAGTTTATCTGGAATGAGTACTGCGACTGGTACCTGGAGCTGTCGAAACCTGCCCTTAACGACGAGAGCGCAAGTGCTGAGGCCAAACGGGGCACCCGCCGCACACTGGTCCGTGTGCTTGAAGCGGTCCTGCGGGTGGCTCACCCGATCATGCCGTTCATCACCGAAGAAATCTGGCAGCGAATTGCGCCTCTGGCCGGCAAGTCCGGTGACAGTATCATGCTGCAGCCCTATCCCCAGCCTGACAGCAGCAAGCAGGATCCGGCCGTTGCCGCTGATATCGAGTGGCTCAAGGGTGTGATCGTCGCCGTACGGAACATTCGCGGCGAAATGAACATCTCTCCGGCAAAGAAAATTCCGGTTCTGCTGCGCGGCAAAGATGCGGAAGACAAACGACGAATGGACGACAACCGCCAGTTCCTGGCATCGCTGGCCAAGCTGGAAAGCCTGGAATGGTTTGCCGGCGACAAGGCCCCCATGTCCGCGACCCAACTGGTTGGCGAGATGGAAGTGCTGGTCCCCATGGCCGGGCTGATTGACAAGGCGGCGGAGCTCAAGCGGCTAGACAAGGAACTGGAACGCCTGCAGAAAGAGATCGGGCGCCTCGAAGGCAAGCTTGGCAACGAGAAATTCACCGCCAAGGCACCCGCCGAAGTGGTGGAGAAGGAGCAGGAAAAACTCCGGGATGCCCAAGGTAGCCTGTCTCGCCTGAGCCAGCAGCGGGCCGACATAGAGGCCATGTAA
- a CDS encoding leucyl aminopeptidase gives MNFSLSSKAIANTKADCLVIGLPEKGTWPESTSEADEALGGLIKKLQNAGDISGKNASTRTLPLDDQPWARLVVVGTGDDSARTPANYRKALIAMMGALKEGPSKSALIALTDTAVTGDETVSSEAARLSLVGRTLEDQLYTFTEFKSEKPGARKLNKVLVAASGAGKALKDAFNLGLATGRGMNFTRDLGNTPPNICHPEWLAQQAKKLAKDHDCIKTEVLDEKQMEKMGMNTILAVGKGSTQPPRLIVMEYRGGKAKDKPHVLVGKGITFDTGGISLKPGAGMDEMKYDMGGSASVFGAMQVLAETKPKINVVAVIAAAENMPDGGACRPGDIVTTLSGQTVEILNTDAEGRLVLCDALTYVKKFDPEAVIDMATLTGACIVALGHHATGLLANNDELANELLASGERACDRAWRLPLWDDYQSQLDSNFADMQNIGDRSAGTITAACFLSRFAKEYRWAHLDIAGTAWQSGKAKGASGRPVPLLVDYLMSHAGK, from the coding sequence CAGCCTGAGCAGTAAAGCCATCGCAAACACGAAAGCAGACTGTCTCGTTATCGGCCTGCCCGAAAAAGGCACTTGGCCGGAGTCCACATCCGAGGCAGACGAAGCGCTAGGCGGGCTGATCAAGAAACTCCAGAACGCAGGTGATATCAGCGGTAAAAACGCAAGCACCCGCACCCTTCCCCTGGACGACCAGCCCTGGGCCCGGTTAGTTGTGGTCGGCACCGGGGATGATTCGGCGCGGACACCGGCCAACTACCGCAAGGCCCTCATAGCCATGATGGGCGCACTCAAAGAAGGCCCGTCCAAATCGGCACTGATCGCTCTTACGGACACCGCTGTCACAGGCGATGAAACAGTCAGCTCAGAAGCTGCGCGCCTGAGCCTGGTGGGACGTACCCTGGAAGACCAGCTCTACACCTTCACCGAATTCAAGAGCGAAAAGCCCGGTGCGCGCAAGCTGAACAAAGTACTGGTGGCGGCATCCGGTGCCGGGAAAGCCCTGAAAGATGCCTTCAATCTTGGCCTGGCGACCGGTCGCGGCATGAACTTCACCCGCGACCTGGGCAACACGCCTCCCAACATCTGTCACCCGGAGTGGCTCGCCCAGCAGGCCAAGAAGCTTGCCAAAGACCACGACTGCATCAAGACCGAAGTGCTTGACGAAAAGCAGATGGAAAAGATGGGGATGAACACCATCCTGGCCGTTGGCAAAGGCAGCACACAGCCGCCACGCCTGATCGTGATGGAGTACCGTGGTGGTAAGGCGAAAGACAAGCCCCACGTCCTGGTCGGTAAGGGCATCACCTTTGATACGGGCGGCATCAGCCTCAAGCCCGGCGCCGGCATGGATGAAATGAAATACGACATGGGCGGCTCGGCCAGCGTCTTTGGCGCCATGCAGGTACTGGCGGAAACCAAGCCCAAAATCAACGTCGTTGCGGTGATTGCCGCGGCCGAAAATATGCCAGATGGTGGAGCCTGCCGACCAGGCGACATCGTGACCACCCTCTCGGGGCAGACCGTGGAAATCCTCAACACTGACGCCGAAGGCCGCCTGGTGCTTTGCGACGCCCTCACCTACGTAAAGAAATTCGATCCGGAAGCCGTCATTGACATGGCCACCCTCACCGGCGCCTGCATCGTCGCCCTGGGCCATCACGCCACCGGCTTGCTCGCCAACAACGACGAGCTGGCGAATGAACTTCTGGCATCGGGCGAGCGCGCCTGCGACCGTGCATGGCGCCTGCCGCTGTGGGACGACTACCAGAGCCAGCTGGACAGCAACTTTGCAGACATGCAGAACATTGGCGACCGCTCTGCCGGCACCATTACTGCGGCCTGCTTCCTGTCCCGATTCGCCAAAGAATACCGCTGGGCGCATCTCGACATAGCCGGCACCGCATGGCAGTCAGGCAAGGCCAAAGGCGCCTCCGGCCGTCCGGTTCCCTTGCTGGTTGATTACCTGATGTCCCATGCAGGCAAGTAA
- a CDS encoding ketopantoate reductase family protein, with amino-acid sequence MIAILGAGALGRLWAASLPAGETAFVPRAGASGNSPVDFQFQGPDGSIQDVSVPWQALGDPVSLLLVTTKAGDTQNALTSVMATLPGNTPVVLFQNGLGSQQAVAQRWPGHPVLAASTTEGANRPDAGTVIHAGSGQTWIGAMNEAAQPYVGPIVQQLATSGLSIHRESDILSRLWQKLVINAGINPFTAILNCANGEILTSEFYQQNIDSLCSEIAALMAANGQTKERPQVLRQQIETVAENTARNTSSMRSDTLAGRKTEIDFINGYLVRLGIDAGIPTPVNQMLTEQVKLLSPNIQEQPDG; translated from the coding sequence ATGATTGCCATTCTGGGCGCAGGTGCACTGGGGCGGCTGTGGGCCGCCTCCCTGCCTGCCGGAGAAACGGCCTTCGTGCCCCGGGCCGGAGCCTCTGGTAACAGCCCGGTGGATTTTCAATTTCAGGGGCCAGACGGCTCAATCCAGGATGTCTCCGTGCCCTGGCAGGCACTCGGGGACCCGGTCAGTCTTCTGCTTGTAACCACCAAGGCCGGCGATACCCAGAATGCGCTAACCTCCGTGATGGCTACTCTTCCAGGAAACACTCCCGTGGTGCTTTTTCAGAACGGACTCGGAAGCCAGCAGGCGGTAGCTCAACGCTGGCCCGGCCATCCCGTTTTGGCCGCAAGCACCACAGAGGGTGCAAACCGGCCTGACGCTGGCACGGTCATTCACGCCGGATCGGGACAAACCTGGATCGGTGCCATGAACGAGGCCGCTCAACCCTACGTCGGCCCGATCGTACAGCAGCTCGCCACAAGTGGCCTCTCGATTCACCGGGAAAGTGACATTCTGAGCCGACTTTGGCAAAAGCTGGTGATCAATGCCGGCATTAATCCCTTCACTGCCATCCTGAATTGCGCCAACGGTGAGATTCTCACCTCGGAGTTCTACCAGCAAAACATTGATTCCCTGTGCAGCGAGATAGCCGCACTCATGGCCGCGAACGGTCAAACGAAAGAACGACCACAGGTGCTTCGCCAACAGATTGAAACCGTGGCGGAGAATACGGCCCGAAACACCTCATCCATGCGCAGCGATACGCTGGCGGGCCGCAAAACCGAGATTGATTTCATCAACGGCTATCTGGTCCGCCTGGGAATAGACGCCGGAATACCCACACCGGTGAACCAAATGCTGACTGAACAGGTAAAACTACTGTCGCCAAACATACAGGAGCAACCCGATGGGTAA